GTTGTTGAGCAGAGAGTTTGAAAGAGGCTCCTCACAGAACGTCATGCTCCTTTCTCCAGCTTCATCTCCAGACAGGAAATTTACACCTGGCTTTTCCGGATGCTCACACAGAGGGGACTGACCAAGAGGGATATCTACAGACAGTATAACGGGGCCATCAGAAAGTTCATCGCACGCATGGTCCAAAACACAACCTGAATCACACATATGGTCTCCCACGTGGTCTCCCCCAATATGTAAGTCGGGGTAGTTTTGATAAATGCTGTTGCAAGACCGGGATCGACACAAATCCATCTGCTCATTACTTTGTTCTCTTTTGGGGATGTGCAAAGCTCGCGATGGAGTTCTTCTAACCACTGTATTTTGATTCTTCGCAGGTAACTCTATCGTGGATCTCTGCTGAAGACcattcttgttttccattttgttacTTTCAGCAGAGATCTTGTCCAGATTCTCAAGTCCATCATCAGATCCTTTTATTTTTGGGTTGTCTACAAGTTTCTCTCTCCAGTTTCCCTCTTTATCCTTTTTGGCTGCATGAGATTTGTGAGGCTTATCTTGATGACAGATATCTTTATATATGAGCCTAGTTAAGATGCCTTCTGCCAACATGATGACAAGTGTGAGTAACAGTCTAATCACCAGAGTTCCTCTTAGTCCTGTGagtgaaaaaaagatgagaaaaatactttaagcTCATGTggcaaaaatattaattacaatATAAAATGAACAATGTATATTtcattgattttgctttttctccagaatatttattttcataaaaagcaAACTGTTTTTCTAAGAATCTAATCTATACTCAGGTGGGGAGATATAGGAAGGGCATCGATTGGGTTGTTCACCTCTAGTAACACACTGCTGTACCTAGGTATCTCTTCTGCATTGTGGCTAGCTGAGAGAGATGATGCTCACCAGTTGTTATTGAATAAGGATTAACGTAAATACCAGCAAAGTGATTTCACTTGATGGCTACATCATTATCATCAGTTACAAAACAACTTTTTCCATTGGAAGACGATCTCTTAGAGCTCAAGAGCTGACAcaggaaggaattaaaaatcaaattcagaCTTAAAGGTTGATTCTGAATTTACAGATTTACAAAATGCACAGGAGTAATCAAGTTAGCCAATAGGTCTCAAAGAAATCTAATAcattttatgattatttatCAGTGGTTTTCAATTCACCTACCGTTAAAATCAATGGGAAACTTTGCGTTTAGAGCTGACCTAACTTCATTGAGGGAAAGATCACAACCACTTTTGTTGCGGAAGAATGGGAAACACAATAAAGTTGCTCCGTGTTTCAAATGTCTCTTTAATTTCTGCATATTTAAAGCACCTTCACACATTCCTAGTGTGTtgtgtgggtgtttttttttggcttaaatTGCATTGTTCCCTACCAAAAGTTGAACTTAGCTCTGGAATTCTGAAATGGTTCCAAGTGAGACCAAAGCAAACAAGACTGACAGTACACCCTGCCTTCTCCTGGCTACATAAGCATAACTGTTTGGTTTATCTCCAGGATCATTCACATATGCAAAAAACAAGACAACATTTTCTTAAGCTCTTAAGGGACTTAGGAAACTATCGCTTTCAAAAGCGACAAGGGTACTTGGCAATCTAAATCTTGTTGAACATCAGCGGTATCTGGAATACTCCATGCCACATCTATATCTGAAGAACAGGACACAGCTAGCCAGAGCTGCTTAAAAATGTTGCTGTATTGCTCTGAAAATGCTTACAGTGCTAATATAAAAGCTAAAACGTGGTCACCATAGCAAAATTacattctcttttaaataaacagtgCCTGCATTCTGGAACAAAACATAGCGGGggggagaataaaaaaaagaaaaggacaacaAGCTCGGACTCACCAATTCCAGTAGAGTAGGGAAGGCGATCGTTACATAGCCAGTAAGCCTCCGACTTCAGCTGCTTTAGGAGAACACACTCTCCCATACTACTACTTCACTGCTGTGTGAGCAGTAACTGGAGTACATGTGATCCAGTTCcccattttgttttcctttgaaacagaAGCGATCCCACTGGAAAAAGCGTGCAGTCTTTGAGCACAGAATGGCAGCAGATCTGAAAGAGGACGCTATAAACACGAACTGAGATGTTTCTGACTGAGGTGCAAAGCTGATCAGAGGAAGCACCAAAATCGCCACTTAAAATCAACCAAGGTTATTAAAAGGTCAGGGTGTCTGTGTGTCATCAGGCTGTTCAGAACTGAAACCGAATTCCACGGACCACTTCTATCTGTGTAAGTTTAGTTATTTATATCATTTCCCTTTTTGAAACGAACAGCTACATTTATAGTCTTGTGAACTCTTCCTGGTGGAAAGAAATTGACAACTTTGTGAAGCAGTTTCAACAAAGtcagggagagagggagagaaagaactGAAGTTAGGTAAATTAGTCAGGAGTGATTAAAACAAGTCGTCCTTCATTTCAGTTCTACCCTAGGGCTGGAAATCTGTATCTTTATCAATCAGATCATAacacgttaaaaaaaaaaaaaaaccttgtctTTGCAAACACGAAATAAGAACAAGACACAACAAAAGTTGTTTCAGGAGTTGAATGCAGATCGCAATCACAAGAATCAGAGTCAACAAGATAAATGCGTCTTAATCCCAAGGCTAAATGTGAACTAGAATgattaaaggaaaatgacatttcaatGTATCACTcacatatggaaaaaaattacacaattACAGCATTacaggggctgctctgaaagtaatgctttctaggttatgatgttggcccacgatgtcagaggcggatgttgggATGGCAGTGCAGGCTGAACCTCCCCGCCAATATCCCATGACATTTTgctgccgtgtgacagatggcagcagaggggcagcctgacagcaTGGACCTGACATGGAAGagcgtatgaagcaaaggggtggaactgaattcctccatgcagaaaatggcacccattgacattcattgacacttgctgaacatttctggagaccaagcagtgcACGTAGCACAGCGAGGCGGtgggtgctgtgtttcagcagtggtgacagcagcagtggtcacctccactggtgcaggtttgtatgagcgtggcatgcaggctcctggTGTACACGCACAGCTGATGGTGCTGACTGAGCTGAAAAAcggtgttttgtagctgagaatttgctctatcaaacagtgttattgtgctctttgtatctgttgtagtttccataaaTAGGGGGCATCGCTTTCAGAGCGACCAACGTACATTAACAATAACTACAGCAGCATGTAAACTAAGTCTCTAATTTCTGgtcaaaatatacattttctgtgCATACAAACATGAAGTAGGAGttgatgtatttcttttcaggCACAGCCACTTCAACCGTTCATTTTCCCTTGGAAGCAGCAGCGCCTCgttccagcagccccaggaccTGCCCGCTTCCAAGcccctttctgctcttctctctttACCTGAACATGATTCacctgctccagctctctgctgccgCTCGCCCttgcctgctccctgccacaGGTGACTTCCACCTCCTgtcacagcacacagctgcaaaCAACAGGCAGGCGAATAAGCTCTCTTTTCTTGCTAGGAAGCGGTAAGTGCGCGCTGACAGCAGCCCCTCCTCCGCGGCCGGATGCAGCGCGGCGCTGCCACGCCTGAGCTGCCCCTTTGTCCCCAGCGCCGCCCAGCCGAGCGCTGCCCGAGCGTCCCCTGCAGCTCCCCGCGCCGCAGCCAGGGGGCGCTGCTGCGGTGCGCGGGTGAACGCGGGGCGGGAGCGGGTCCTTCACGCAGGGCACGCGCCTCTGGGGGCCGCTCTGTAACGCGCGGGGGCACTCCACGTGAAGAAGGACGGCACCGAGAGCGGCAACGACCAGAACCACCCGGCCACGCCGGCCTCCCTCAGCCCGAGCCGCCGCCATTCCCTCCAGCCCTGGCGGCCGGAAAGAGATGGGGGCGGGGCGAAGAGCTGATTGACATGGCAACGTCCAATCGGAGCGGCGGGGCGGGCCCGCCTCGCTCGCTGAGTGGCGGTTGGTGGTCGCCGTGGGAACGGCACGAGGCGACGGCTGGGGGCGCGGGGCAGCGCTGCCGCGGGCTCCGCCATGAGGAGCGGGGTCTTGAGACTTGTGTCGGGCAGTCCTGGTGCGAGCCTAAGTATCATAAGGGTATACCGAGAATAACGAGAAATGAATAAAATCCCCCATTAATTGGTAGGAAAGTTTATTACAGTGCACAGCATCGTTAAGCTGAAGCAGCACGTTAAGTGAGCGCTGCACGCACACACGCGCGTTGTTGTcgaagcagaactgcagctgtgCGGAACCGAGCGTTTGTGTCCTGGAACCGAAGCAGCATCGCTCCCGAAaccctgcagggagcagctccagccccgcGGGCACTGAGGCACGGGACGCTTGAAGGATGCCGTACTGCTGGCAGCAGTCGGCTGTGCTTCAGCTTAGACAAAAAAGCGATCCTACAAATACAAGCAGGAATTAACTAGTTTTCTGTGGAGCAGGAAATCTGGGATTTGGGCAAATCCTAGTGCAGGTTATGGTTTGAATCCATCTTCTATAGCTGCACAGAAGATGTGACTTCAGGTGAGCAGCACTCCACCACGCCAAGCTGGAAGGAATGCAGCTGCTCCATCATACCCATAGGCAGCGAAAATGAACGGTATTGGTTTAAACACATATCCTGCACCGCCCTCTCTGGCAACACGGAAATACAGTAACAGTTCCCCTGGTACAACCAGCATACAGCTAATTAATTACACACTGTCAGAAAAGCAACTGGGAATGTTTGGCAAGCGTTACAGGCATGGGGTGAAGCTGATTCGCCCTGTCCGCTTTCCATTTGGAACTGCCTTAGGGAAAGAGTGGGAAAGCAGGTTAATTAGGAAGCGTTTTCAGTGCTCTCCTAAAACCTCCGAGGATTTCATTTCATGTAGGTGTATCCCAAGCAATTAAAACCCATTAGCTGCAAAAGGTGAGATCCAACAGATTtaacaagcagcagcaatggatgcttaacttgaattttttttgtgtagatGCTGTACTTCAAAatcttgtattttcatttgaaaacccTGCTTCTTTAACCTTACAGGACCTCTTCAAACCATAAACAAAGCATGCAAAGAAGTCACTAGTGGGAGAAAGCATTCTAAAACAGTTTTATTGGAATGATACAGGAATGGTTAGTAATACAGGTTAAATCCTCATTGCCTGCCATCTACAcagtaaaacacaaaatgagaaatgaacaAAGTCAGCTCTTGTGCCCATCATTAACTCAGGTACGTGAACTAGAAAAATAGCATAGAGGCAACACATTCCTAGCACTCccaaattcaaacaaaatatcTGCATCAAAATTAACGCAAGGGTCACACGCAGTCCCACAACAAAGATATTTTaggtatttttcagtttgcGTTGGTGCCTTGTTCCCCGgacaaagaaataattcagtctGTCTCAACAGAGCTTTCTTAGGAATGCTGATACAGTTTGAATGCTACCACATGGCAAGGATGGGGGACCAGACGAGGGGAGCGACTTCGCTTTCTTAACCTGGTAATTTTCTTGACCATCAGAAACAGATTGACCTCGTTTCAGAATGTTCTGGGTCGCTGAACTGACAGAGTTTGGCAGTGACTTTCAATTACAGCTTCTTCAAAATAATGACTGTAATTCACAAAACTTACTTTCCTTACACAGGAAACGCAGGAAATCAGAATGAGGATAGTGACTTGTGTGTCAAATTCCACTTTCTTCACAAGACTTCACTTAGTTTTCTCAAATACTTTCTCAAGACTTGGCCTTTAGTTTAGAGATAGAAAAAGATGAcacaaatatgaagaaaaatcacctctgttttgaaatatgaaattaCAGTGAACAAAAATGATACACTAAACTTAAAACAATACTTAACTAccacaaaaaattaaaaataaatttcacgGAAATTCAGTGATTACTGATAAAGCttgttaataaaaaaagcacaaacgTGTGTGTAAATTTTGAAGGTAAGGCAACATTAATCTATCCATGGGTAATTTGACAGTGTGCTCGCATTTTTAAGCACAAGTTTCAAGCCAACTTGCTGGCTCCCAAATCAGAAAAGATGGaacatgaaataaatggaattgTAACTAACTTGGCTCCGTGGTAGATCGTGCTCTCTCTGACCTCTGTGGAAGTTTCAACGTGAACTCtccagaagcagagctgctctccaagCAAAGCAAGTAGCTGCATGTTGACAAAATCATCCGTTTCAGTGGATGAACAAAAGCCCCAAAGAAACGTCAGTGAGGGAAGTATTTAATTACTGCACTTGAAACCATCTTTGTAAGCCTAAGTTTTTACTTCTATCCTGCTCCTAAAACTATGAACTGTAAACCGTTTTATAAGGTCTCTGAAAAGCACTGCATCCATTTCACAGCATAAATGTAAAAGAACCGCATCGCAGCAATACACTGCAGCCTTTTGCTGAACTGTACCACCTGTTTCTTCATGAAGCGAGGAAAATCAAAATATGTGTATGCAGAGCTATTAGAATGATCCTCTAACTATAGCAAGGACTAATtacctttctgtattttgatgCTTTGAGGGGATAAGTATATTATGCGGTgcataatgcattttaaattactcACACATTTTTTAAACCTGTTTCTTATCCTTCAGGGCACTTGTAATTATCTGCATTTTTGCAGAACATGGCCAAGAAATTCAGGCTATCTCGTGAGCACTGGGAGAACGGACAGGTTAATATTGCACGTGGTAAATTCACCAATACAAGACACTTTAATGGGTTCACAATTCCTGTAATAGCTTTATGATATGGCAATAGCAACGGAAATAAGCTTTTAAACCTTAAAAAAATCTTGGATAATTACAATAGATCTTGCGATTCAAACATTTCACTTtactcatttgaaaaaatactaTATGAATCTAACGACTACTTGAGCATGCATTAAGACGCCTAGTACTATAAGCAGTGTGAACTGGTATTTTTGTAGAGAAATACATTAAAGGCGTTCACCCTTACACAGGTAAGGAAATGCCATTTCTGGCCATTTTGGCTGAATTGCAACATTGCCTGGGAATCAGCACGTATTTTTTTGAGGTGCACTGAATCTCGCACATAAACGTAGTCAAGTCATGCTTAGGCAGCTCTGTGATGAACTTGCCAACAAAAAGGCTGTCCAGTGCCcaaatctccttttctttgtcaaAAGAGCCCACACAAATCacttaaatgagaaatacatgacttttttttatcatctgtaCAGTGTGTTACAACACATATCTTAAATATCCATCctacaaaagaacaaacataaTTTTCAACAGTGACTACAATGGTTATAATACACACCACTACCTACAATTCCATCTGAAACCAGAACttaaagacactgaaaaattctgtatttctgtaacatttttgaGGCAACTCAGGCACTAAAGCTAGTATCTGACAAGGTTTTAgatactgttgcttttttttccctatattttaaatatatgggTTCCTAGGTATAACCACATCTGTATTATTAGTATTAAAATAGCTTCTTGAAGTTTACACAAAATGGACAAATCGCCAAGACAATTTAAACTATGTGAAAACCATTTGTATCCAATTGCTTCGGTTTCCTATGCTTACAACTTTGTAATAGTACACCTCATGCTTTCTACCTTTACGTTCACATTTTCATCTTGTGTTCAAATTTGTGTTATTATGTATGGTGAATGCTGCAAGCACCAATCAAATGTTAGAAATCACATCTATATTTCTTGAAGCAGAGACAGTTTTACTATTTTATAAAAAGCTGTGGAAATTCCCTTTACAGAACATTAAGGCAGTTGAAATTCATGCTTGTTGCTTTGCCAGTGCTTCAGCTTCctgaaacagcagaacagaaatatatgtattaGTACATTATGGAAGATAACAATTTACACGTAGCTATGTTAGGCACCAACATATgacaaaaaaatgcagttgtACGTGATTAAGAAGTGAACAGCATTGAACCCAACTCAGAGGATCTCCACTGCCTGCAGTTACATTATGAAACACATCACGTAAGGCACTGGCTTTACCTCCAATCCTGACCTAGCTCAAGCAGGACTTGCAGAAATGCAGTGGTTTCTCCCATTCCTCTGCTTCCTGTTACGCATGCACAAAGCAAGATTGACCATGAAGgtttaaaacagaagaacagatgtAATGAGTTATCCCTCGTTTCATGTTAGGATACAAGAACTACTTAGAGATCAAAGACTATTTGAAGAACTATggataaatgaaaatattgtatatgtaaataaaaaaactCTACACaggttaaaggaaaaaaaaaaagaaaaaagtcttggGAGAGACATAATTCACTTTTCTAATTAAACACTACCAAATAACCAGAAGCTACCATTTAGTGTTTGACTTCCAGAGCAGCCTGAGAGGTAAAAGAGGAGGAGGCCTGCAGGCGAGCTCCatcccagggctggcagcaggccTGTCCTGGCACCAGGACTGCTGAGCAATCCCAGCTAACCATGGCAGGGAAGCCAGCGAGCGGGGATGCACTTCCtcaggaactgctgctgcttctcacctGCTCTTTGCACACAGGGCTCCCAGCCCATGGCTCTGGGAGGGATCTGGCATGGAGCTCGAGCTCCTGGACTGCATGAGAACGTCCCCATGAAGCTGACCCTAGGGTCcctacagaatcacagaatcattaagacctctaagatcaccgagtccaaccatcaaaccaTCCTcgccatgcccactgaccatgtccctcagtgtcacatctgcatgtttcctgcacacctccagggatggtgactcccccacctccctgggcaggctgtgcaaatgcctcaccactttcagagaagaaattttttcctaatatccaacctgaacctccctggtgcaacttgaggccattagcactcgtcctattgctgttacctgggaggaTTAtcaaggagcagctgaagcagtTCAGCAGGCATACCAGTTCACCTCTAACATTTATTAGTACATGTCAgaaagatcattaaaaaaaaatagcctacatttttcagtctttgtttttttgaaggGTCATCACAGAAGTGAGAGAATGATATTATAGAAGGAATGCAAAAGGACTTTTTTCCTGACAGTGGTTTCTGCCAGCGTACTTCTGAGtgaagattaatttaattacCTGCTAGCAGCTACATGGCCTACAGAACGATGAACAGGGTCATCATGCTGTCACTTCAGGGTGGAGTGTGTGgttcattttaaaggaaatctgcTAAACATAGCTTTTATGTAATGGAGTTGTTTGCTTTGGTGACTGCACAGAAATACCAAAAGATAACAGACTCAACAGTATCATTGTTAAAATGAGCCGGTGCGCTAaacaaataaactttttaaaaggaagaaggtCTATGAAAGGACTTTCTGAGAAGCCTGCTGTACTCATCAGAGAGGGGACATGGGCAGCGACCCCAGCCTGCAGGACAGCAGTCCCACACTTATCTCCATTATCACACACGGGttgtgctggctctgctggcacaCTGCCACGCACAGCCTCACTGGGAATGGCCCCACTCCGTGGCcgtgctctgctccctgcccagaCACCACGGGACAGAGCAGAGCCGGGATGTTAGCAAGCCATGGCACTCGTGGAAGGGCAGCCCATCAGTTTGCAGCACAAAAAACGGGTGAAAAAACAGGGAAGATTAGAAAGGACAACAAaacccagggaaaaaaaaaaaaaaaggatggtgTAAATTGTCTGGAAGACATGTAGCTGTTTGAATGGAAACAAGAGGAGATGGATCTCTTGGCTTTCTAACAACTCCATTAGGCAGTTGCTGGAAGTACAGAAGTGACacctggccttttttttttttaggcagtGCTAAGCTGGAGGGGACTCCGGGTATTTCTCTCATCTCCAGGAATAAACCACCAGGGCTCAGTAAACAGTTACTTGCATTTCCTATGCTCACTTCCGAGCCTCTCTTAATTTTGTTTAGCATTAATGCTGGAACTTGGTATTCAAACACCTTTCCAAATCTCTCTTAATGACATGTAATGGAGGTTTGCAGACAGAGCCTTCTCTTGCTAGAACACAGGTTGACCCCAGACTCCTTTCACTTTATCTAGCAACACAAAGTCGTTAACTACAGTATTACAGCCATCCTGTAAATACCAACTGCAGCATCTACAAATCAGTTTCTCCTCCATGGCACAGGCAATCAGCTTGATTTGACATCATGTAATTTTCAGACGGATACCAAAagtcagagcagctgcaggatgcacAGGGTACAAAGTCACTTATGCAAAGGTTATCTTCATCAGCTCGTACTGCAAGCTGTAGCAAGTAATATGAGAATTCAGCGGCATGCAACTACATTAATGTTCCTCCtgtttaaaactcattttttccccctaggACAAATCAGAGCAACTAACAGCCACAACACAGACCGTTCCTGCCAGAACAACAATCTGGTAGGTTAGGTAAGCAGCAGCGTCTGTAACTGTTGTAGACGTGACCTGATTCATTATAGCACCAACTGCACTTCCCAGACCTCACATGCAAGACGAAATGCAAGGGCTTTCCTGCATGCCTTCTCTCTCCTTGGTTCTGTCCTACTCACTCTTTTTGTGCAACATTGTGCAGATGTTCTGAGAAATAAACAGGATTTAAACAACCATTGCACTGTGTGAGCTGGCCTTCTGAAGCCAGCAGTGCACCATGCTGAGGCACATATCACAGGGTTTGCTCTCTGAAACTCCACACGAGGCAGAGCTTTTCCTCGCTACATCACTCATTAGTGGAATTAACCCTAGAAATTAGTATGGTGCCCAAAACTGTCTCAGTCTGACCTGCAAGTTCTAATGCTTAATACTAACTGATCATCATCCTCTTTTGAAATTAGGTCTCCGAGTGATGCGCACAGTGTGACCTTCAACTCTTACATTAATAAAGTTGAAAGGAAATGGCGTGTTTACCCATTGGAACAAGAAAGCTGGAAGTGACCTGGAGGATCCTGCTGCCCTCAAGTGAAACGTATAAAGCAGGCTTGTCCTATCCTATCAAAATCAAAAGGAGAATTCCAGCCCATTGAATCGGCAAAGCAGCAGCCCAGTTTGTAATtggcaaagaaaacaaggcTTCAGATAACAAGCCAGAGAAAAAATTGCTCTGAAGTAAGAGcacattatttcaaaaacagtgATTCTGGTTTCGTGGTATTTCCTAGTACAAAACAAAGTTTCACAtgatttaagtatttttttttaaacactgaattaattctttgtttttgaaaagagtAAGGTATAAAATACAGGTTGTGGCAAATGTACACACCTACCTTTGAACCAGGTGGCGCAGTCAAGCCT
The window above is part of the Numida meleagris isolate 19003 breed g44 Domestic line chromosome 8, NumMel1.0, whole genome shotgun sequence genome. Proteins encoded here:
- the LOC110403118 gene encoding uncharacterized protein CXorf21-like; translated protein: MGECVLLKQLKSEAYWLCNDRLPYSTGIGLRGTLVIRLLLTLVIMLAEGILTRLIYKDICHQDKPHKSHAAKKDKEGNWREKLVDNPKIKGSDDGLENLDKISAESNKMENKNGLQQRSTIELPAKNQNTVVRRTPSRALHIPKREQSNEQMDLCRSRSCNSIYQNYPDLHIGGDHVGDHMCDSGCVLDHACDELSDGPVILSVDIPLGQSPLCEHPEKPGVNFLSGDEAGERSMTFCEEPLSNSLLNNYMEAKVAELYKQLFEEILTRCGSVRNLLTCSFIRSNLDQISFQISQEQNIETSKAREVLLQSLALFSLRNATNRSSSEFSTPNLQISNPAGVKKGCRTWLTSCPNCSAEEMNTSQIPVFHSKD